Genomic DNA from Streptomyces sp. PCS3-D2:
CGCCGAGCAGTCCGCTGCCAGTCGCGGGGCCGCCAGCTCGGCCGCGATCTGCTCCAGACCGGCCCGGACCGGGTAGATCTCCTCCAGGTCGGCGGCGGAGAGGTTCCGTACGCGCACGCCCTTGTTCGGCGCGGACTCGATCAGCCGGAGCGTCTCCAGCTCGCGCAGGGCCTCCCGCACGGGGGTCTGGCTGACCTCCAGCTCCACGGCGATGCGCCGTTCCACGATCCGCTCACCGGGCTTCCAGCGCCCGCTGACGATCCCCTCCACGATGTGCTCGCGGATCTGCTCGCGCAGCGAGTGCACGACGGGTGGGGTGATCATCGGGGCTTCATCTCCTGATGGGTGAGCAGGGTCGTTGCGGGGCCTGATGCGTAGACAATA
This window encodes:
- a CDS encoding GntR family transcriptional regulator, with translation MTPPVVHSLREQIREHIVEGIVSGRWKPGERIVERRIAVELEVSQTPVREALRELETLRLIESAPNKGVRVRNLSAADLEEIYPVRAGLEQIAAELAAPRLAADCSALEPHVAALWEADRSSDGTAQVRHTVGFHREMVRAAGNSVLLHTWESLGIEVFTALSIRWLGTVQKSYAEEHEALVEAFRSRDPDIGVLVKRHVLGCAPRA